In Grus americana isolate bGruAme1 chromosome 4, bGruAme1.mat, whole genome shotgun sequence, one genomic interval encodes:
- the MFHAS1 gene encoding malignant fibrous histiocytoma-amplified sequence 1, with product MAQTEPPKAVRLWRDAALRARKLRGGPGESDPEPEPDAGPPGGPPPPPPAAAAAPSRPSPAAALGELESLNLSGRGLEELPEEVGAALSGLRVLSLRRNRLGRLPAAALRHLGRLAELDLSHNRLRGLGDGGALAGLRGLRKLSLSHNELGAEGPGLPPRLAELGRLEELDLSFNRLRRLPEGLGRLRHLRALDVDHNLLPSFPTPLLELAALEELDCSGNRHLGALPEGIAALRRLKILWLSGTGLAALPEGLCQLSALESLMLDSNRLQALPSGFGSLQRLKMLNLSSNLLGEFPAAILALPSLEELYLSRNQLTLLPPHLCQLRQLRTLWLDNNRIRYLPDSIVLLHSLEELVLQGNQIAILPEGFGQLSRVTLWKIKDNPLIQPPYEVCMKGIPYIAAYQQELAHSQPALKPRLKLVLMGLKDAGKTLLRRCLMEEDGQREDVGSLEAGSTQPRGCSGQQQDIGRVPVVCCPFPEPQDASSARVPAVQQLEHLPVERQDIPSHVPSHRVKGETPRPASSLPPNAPQVPSGLGLSGGSKGIEVMDWTADAERGLTFIVYELAGDPSYDVIQSFFLSPGALYVLVVNLSAYVPQHFYPSVGYFLHWLGSKVPHAVVCMVGTHADLCAERELEEKCLDIHHQIAQQEKRDAEGLQSLVQQVDEALGQDFDLRCSSPHAAFYGVSDKNLRRKKAQFQYLLNHRPQILSPVLPFSCRDRCQVRRLRDKLLSVAEHRDIFPNLHRVLPKSWQVLEELHFQPQAQQLWLSWWDSARLGLQAGLTEDRLQSALSYLHESGKLLYFEEHLTLREYVFHNLPRLIDILNVFCQRDATVLLQKLLSDTHIDELRATQLHHYVEGFLLHGLLPAHVIRLLLKPHIQSREDLQLILELLEKMGLCYCVNKPKCKPLNGAAAWYKFPCYVKNEVPHAEAWINGANLSGQSFVVEQLQIEYSFPFIFPPGLFARYSVQINSHVVQRSDGKYQIYAYRGKVPVVVSYRPARGALQPDTLSIASHASLPNIWTAWQAITPLVEELNVLLQEWPGLYYTVHVLCSKCLKRGSPNPHTFPGELLSQPRPEGLTEIICPKNGSERVNVALVYPPTPTVISPCSK from the coding sequence ATGGCGCAGACGGAGCCCCCGAAGGCGGTGCGGCTGTGGCGCGACGCCGCCCTGCGCGCACGGAAGctgcggggcggccccggcgagTCCGACCCCGAGCCGGAGCCGGACGCAGGGCCGCCGggggggccgccgccgccgccccccgccgcagCCGCCGCGCCTAGCCGCCCGTCCCCGGCGGCGGCCCTGGGGGAGCTGGAGTCGCTGAACCTGAGCGGgcgggggctggaggagctgcccgAGGAGGTGGGCGCCGCCCTGAGCGGGCTGCGGGTGCTCAGCCTGCGGCGCAACCGGCTGGGCcgcctgcccgccgccgccctgcGCCACCTGGGTCGCCTGGCCGAGCTCGACCTCAGTCACAACCGGCTGCGGGGCCTGGGGGACGGCGGGGCGCtggcggggctgcggggcctGCGCAAGCTCAGCCTCAGCCACAACGAGCTGGGCGCCGAGGGCCCGGGCCTGCCCCCCCGCCTCGCCGAGCTGGGCCGCCTTGAGGAGCTCGACCTCAGCTTCAACCGCCTGCGCCGCCTGCCCGAGGGCCTGGGCCGCCTGCGGCACCTCCGCGCCCTCGACGTTGACCACAACCTgctgccctccttccccaccccgcTGCTGGAACTGGCCGCCTTGGAGGAGCTCGACTGTTCCGGCAACCGTCACCTCGGGGCCCTGCCCGAGGGCATCGCCGCCCTCCGCCGCCTCAAGATCCTCTGGCTGAGTGGCACCGGGCTGGCGGCTCTGCCCGAGGGCCTCTGCCAACTGAGCGCCCTCGAGAGCCTCATGCTGGACAGCAACCGGCTGCAGGCCCTGCCCTCTGGCTTTGGCAGCCTGCAGCGGCTCAAGATGCTGAACCTCTCCTCCAATCTGCTGGGGGAGTTCCCCGCTGCCATCTTGGCGCTGCCCAGTCTGGAGGAGCTCTACCTGAGCCGCAACCAGCTCACCCTGCTGCCCCCTCACCTCTGCCAGCTCCGCCAGCTCCGCACCCTCTGGCTGGACAACAACCGCATCCGCTACCTGCCTGACTCCATCGTGCTTCTCCACAGCCTGGAGGAACTGGTCCTGCAAGGCAACCAGATTGCCATCCTGCCCGAGGGCTTTGGGCAGCTTTCCCGTGTCACCCTGTGGAAGATCAAAGACAACCCCCTCATCCAGCCCCCCTACGAGGTGTGCATGAAAGGCATCCCCTACATTGCAGCCTACCAACAGGAGCTGGCCCACTCCCagcctgccctcaaaccccGCCTCAAGCTGGTCCTCATGGGCCTAAAGGATGCGGGAAAGACCCTGCTGAGACGATGCCTCATGGAGGAGGATGGGCAGAGGGAGGATGTGGGAAGCCTGGAAGCAGGAAGCACCCAGCCCAGAGGATgttctgggcagcagcaggacatcGGGAGAGTGCCAGTTGTGTGTTGCCCCTTCCCGGAGCCTCAGGATGCTTCCTCAGCACGAGTacctgctgtgcagcagctggaaCATCTCCCTGTTGAGCGGCAGGACATCCCTTCTCATGTGCCCTCTCACCGAGTGAAAGGGGAAACACCACGCCCTGCATCGTCACTGCCACCGAATGCCCCCCAAGTACCATCAGGACTGGGACTGTCAGGAGGCAGCAAGGGCATTGAGGTGATGGACTGGACAGCGGATGCAGAGAGGGGCCTGACATTCATCGTGTACGAGCTGGCAGGGGACCCGAGCTATGATGTGATCCagtctttctttctgtctcccgGAGCCCTGTACGTGCTGGTGGTGAATTTGAGTGCCTACGTCCCTCAGCACTTCTACCCCTCTGTGGGCTATTTCTTGCACTGGCTCGGTTCCAAGGTGCCCCATGCCGTGGTGTGCATGGTGGGAACCCATGCTGACCTCTGTGCGGAGCGGGAGTTAGAAGAGAAGTGCCTGGACATCCATCACCAGATCGCTCAGCAGGAGAAGAGGGATGCTGAGGGACTCCAGAGCTTGGTCCAGCAGGTAGATGAGGCTCTGGGACAGGATTTTGACCTGCGCTGCTCCAGCCCGCATGCTGCCTTTTATGGGGTCTCGGACAAGAACTTGAGGCGAAAGAAAGCCCAGTTTCAGTACCTTCTCAACCACCGCCCACAGATCCTCTCTCCAGTGCTGCCTTTCAGCTGCCGGGACCGTTGCCAGGTGCGTCGCCTGCGGGACAAGCTCCTCTCGGTGGCCGAGCACCGGGATATTTTCCCGAACCTGCACCGGGTATTGCCCAAATCCTGGCAAGTGCTGGAGGAGCTGCACTTCCAGCCACAAGCTCAGCAGTTGTGGCTTAGCTGGTGGGACTCTGCTCGGTTGGGCTTGCAGGCAGGGCTGACAGAAGATCGGCTCCAGAGTGCCCTGTCCTACCTGCACGAGAGTGGGAAGCTGCTCTATTTCGAGGAGCATCTCACCTTGCGGGAGTACGTGTTTCACAACCTGCCACGGCTCATTGACATCCTCAACGTCTTCTGCCAGCGGGATGCCACCGTGCTGCTCCAGAAACTGCTCAGCGACACCCACATTGACGAACTGAGAGCCACTCAGCTCCATCATTACGTGGAGGGCTTCCTGCTGCatggcctcctccctgcccacgTTATCCGTCTCCTCCTTAAGCCCCACATCCAGAGCCGGGAGGATCTGCAGCTCATCCTGGAGTTGCTGGAGAAGATGGGGCTCTGTTACTGTGTCAACAAACCCAAATGCAAGCCCCTAAATGGGGCAGCCGCTTGGTACAAGTTTCCTTGCTACGTGAAAAATGAGGTGCCCCATGCAGAGGCGTGGATCAACGGCGCCAATCTGAGTGGACAGTCCTTCGTGGTCGAGCAGCTGCAGATTGAATATAGCTTTCCATTCATTTTCCCACCCGGCTTGTTTGCACGCTACAGCGTCCAGATTAACAGCCACGTGGTTCAGCGGTCAGATGGCAAATACCAGATCTATGCCTACCGGGGAAAGGTGCCCGTGGTGGTGAGTTACCGGCCTGCCAGGGGAGCTCTGCAGCCAGATACTCTGTCTATCGCTAGTCATGCATCCCTACCAAATATCTGGACAGCTTGGCAAGCTATTACCCCTTTAGTGGAAGAACTGAATGTCCTGCTCCAGGAATGGCCGGGCCTGTACTACACTGTGCACGTCCTCTGTTCAAAGTGCCTTAAAAGAGGGTCACCCAACCCACACACTTTTCCAG